A single window of Paenibacillus sp. FSL H8-0537 DNA harbors:
- a CDS encoding HAMP domain-containing sensor histidine kinase translates to MLYYFAALLAAASLLLLTNPRSESNRWAAFFLGFASIGGLADTLAAGEMNVLAHLVQLMNHTFTPYGVLVFSIVYSDKVANARVRLLLKGLLLLPVVGMLSITPIAPRLELDYPILLAWTAPYYLASCYLLLVSLWSEENSRRKRNRFIIALIMVPTLLAVLILINVANVISPAFDYFRYISLFIFYSLTVAVLCTFAYGVLGVKLRFERDQWESTRKAVSSGTTILNHTIKNEIGKIAISTENLKSELSAGSPEAAEQLRIIETASSHMLAMVTSIHSQTRSIVLREQPVRLDELVERCLQQQPLEGRPIQLKLHSLCRPTVLGDPLHLLEALNNLVQNAIEAIPEGIAGEVKVTLSWHKKAVRLLVSDTGKGMTEEQLKQALEPFYSTKNRSRNFGLGLAYVYNVVHQSGWTIELSSVINEGTEVLLHVPARKVMEIKEGMG, encoded by the coding sequence ATGCTTTATTATTTTGCAGCGCTGCTTGCCGCTGCTTCGCTGCTGCTGCTGACAAATCCGCGGAGCGAGTCGAATCGCTGGGCCGCTTTCTTTCTCGGATTTGCGTCTATAGGCGGGCTGGCTGATACACTGGCCGCAGGAGAAATGAATGTATTAGCTCATCTCGTTCAATTGATGAATCACACGTTTACACCTTATGGCGTGCTGGTGTTCAGCATCGTTTATTCGGATAAAGTGGCAAATGCAAGGGTGCGCCTGCTGCTTAAAGGGCTGCTGCTGCTTCCAGTAGTCGGCATGCTGTCCATAACGCCGATTGCGCCGAGGCTGGAGCTGGATTACCCGATACTGCTAGCCTGGACAGCTCCTTATTATTTAGCCTCCTGCTATTTGCTGCTCGTCTCGCTTTGGAGTGAGGAAAATAGCCGCCGGAAGCGAAATCGTTTTATAATTGCCCTTATTATGGTACCGACACTGCTGGCGGTGCTTATCCTTATTAATGTAGCGAATGTCATTTCGCCTGCCTTCGATTATTTCCGTTATATTTCGCTCTTCATCTTTTATTCGCTTACGGTAGCCGTATTGTGCACATTTGCTTATGGCGTGCTCGGCGTCAAGCTGCGTTTCGAGCGTGATCAATGGGAAAGCACTCGCAAGGCGGTCAGCTCTGGGACGACGATACTTAATCATACGATTAAGAACGAAATTGGAAAAATTGCGATCAGCACGGAAAATTTAAAAAGCGAGCTGTCTGCCGGGTCGCCTGAGGCAGCGGAGCAGCTGCGAATCATTGAAACGGCTTCCAGCCATATGCTTGCGATGGTAACGAGCATTCACAGCCAAACCAGAAGCATTGTGCTTCGCGAGCAGCCGGTTCGTTTGGATGAGCTTGTGGAGCGCTGTTTGCAGCAGCAGCCGCTCGAAGGCAGGCCGATTCAGCTCAAGCTGCATTCGTTATGCAGGCCGACTGTGCTGGGTGATCCGCTTCATTTGCTGGAAGCATTGAATAATCTGGTGCAAAATGCGATTGAAGCCATTCCAGAAGGAATAGCTGGAGAAGTAAAGGTGACGCTGAGCTGGCACAAAAAAGCGGTGCGTCTCCTTGTGAGCGACACCGGCAAAGGGATGACTGAGGAGCAGCTGAAGCAAGCGCTGGAGCCTTTTTATAGTACGAAAAATCGCAGCCGCAACTTTGGACTGGGACTCGCTTATGTGTATAATGTCGTACATCAGAGCGGCTGGACGATCGAGCTTTCCAGCGTTATTAATGAAGGGACAGAAGTGCTGCTGCATGTTCCTGCCCGCAAAGTGATGGAAATCAAGGAGGGAATGGGATGA
- a CDS encoding DUF4166 domain-containing protein produces the protein MASIYEKVLGADFARLHPRIQERFGFSSTDGMASIGEGVMEEIWYSKRVAIPLYIGSSRHIMFPQGGSQIPFTIGNYAYADQFGRETVTWIRTFKFPQKIRRFDATMIYSRKHEKIVDYLGTKQHLAVDLDISAVPGGGIRIRSGQQRFYERFLQFRFPRMLTGEADVTEWYDEALDKYRISVQVNNPLLGTIFRYSGSFQAYFIDTGKQPIPLDVKPLREEHRE, from the coding sequence ATGGCTTCGATTTATGAGAAGGTGTTAGGTGCTGACTTTGCTAGGCTGCATCCGCGCATTCAAGAACGGTTTGGCTTCAGCAGTACGGATGGCATGGCTTCGATTGGAGAAGGCGTCATGGAAGAAATTTGGTACAGCAAGCGGGTTGCCATCCCGCTTTACATCGGCAGCTCGCGCCATATCATGTTCCCGCAGGGTGGCAGCCAAATTCCGTTTACGATTGGGAATTATGCCTATGCAGACCAATTCGGCCGGGAAACGGTAACATGGATCAGAACCTTCAAATTTCCGCAAAAAATACGAAGATTCGACGCTACGATGATTTATAGTCGAAAACATGAAAAAATTGTCGATTACCTTGGAACAAAGCAGCATCTGGCTGTAGACCTTGATATTTCTGCCGTACCGGGTGGAGGCATTCGCATCCGTTCTGGCCAGCAGCGCTTCTATGAGCGCTTCTTGCAATTCCGCTTTCCTAGAATGTTGACGGGCGAAGCCGATGTGACGGAATGGTATGATGAGGCTCTGGATAAATACCGGATCTCGGTTCAGGTGAACAATCCGCTGCTCGGTACGATTTTTCGCTATTCGGGCTCCTTTCAGGCTTATTTCATCGATACCGGCAAGCAGCCGATTCCGCTTGATGTGAAGCCTTTGCGCGAGGAACACAGGGAGTAG
- a CDS encoding response regulator transcription factor — protein MSHIRVLLVEDDPDWVKAMTLFLNKEADLLVVGAASTAEEALSLARTLSFDVALLDIQLADHQQNGIYTAVEMHRIHSAKIIMLTSMSEEDIMTQAFTAGAINYIEKTNFRQLPEAIRSAYHHPAPMEALLKEFARLKREEQLKDLTSAEREVFELIEQGYTQTQIEQKLYKAESTLKNQVNKLLKKLGVRSRKEAVEKVRRKGLTVGVEENKE, from the coding sequence ATGAGCCATATTCGGGTGCTGCTCGTAGAGGATGATCCCGATTGGGTGAAGGCGATGACGTTATTTTTAAATAAAGAAGCAGATTTGCTCGTCGTGGGGGCGGCATCAACTGCGGAAGAAGCGCTGAGTCTCGCTCGAACCTTGTCGTTTGATGTCGCACTTCTCGACATTCAGCTCGCTGATCACCAGCAGAACGGTATTTATACGGCGGTCGAGATGCATCGCATTCATTCCGCGAAAATCATTATGCTGACCTCTATGAGCGAAGAGGACATCATGACCCAGGCGTTCACGGCAGGAGCGATCAACTATATTGAAAAGACTAACTTTCGCCAGCTGCCGGAAGCGATCCGCAGCGCTTATCATCATCCTGCACCGATGGAAGCGCTGCTTAAGGAATTTGCCAGGTTAAAGCGCGAGGAGCAGCTAAAGGATTTAACCTCCGCAGAACGGGAAGTATTCGAGCTGATTGAACAGGGCTACACGCAGACGCAAATCGAGCAGAAGCTGTATAAGGCGGAGAGCACGCTGAAAAATCAAGTGAACAAACTGCTCAAGAAGCTTGGCGTCCGCAGCCGCAAGGAAGCGGTGGAGAAGGTGCGGCGCAAAGGGCTGACCGTTGGTGTGGAGGAAAATAAAGAATAA
- a CDS encoding HD-GYP domain-containing protein has protein sequence MQNSVFFKSVINSDSILDSIGLLGQYLETLIGCQHICLLLPHDNGRNELIPYSFKINQTDLKLLQQMAIDTDLFSDMSSGMRLCIKMSSAKPAIKLLSMTTFQSLYTFHLNRSVYGAILLCFRSEVQLTDEQLHICQMVTMQMEQLIEKIYFRKQVLKQQSYENLVNTLRMKDGFTLNHCYNVAFYASLLGAKVGVDAEQLEQLKISALLHDIGKIAIPDSILLKPDRLTEDEFSVIKQHPAIGYELLKDLPDVQKILPVVRWHHERIDGSGYPDGLSGDEIPLLVRIVSLADAFDAMTSTRVYRHSLPVFEVRRQLEINGGKQFDGRLVKAFLQMLDDHMIMDRLVWDE, from the coding sequence ATGCAAAATTCAGTATTTTTCAAAAGTGTGATTAACTCTGATTCGATCTTGGATTCTATTGGGTTGTTAGGACAATACCTGGAGACATTGATCGGTTGCCAGCATATTTGTTTGTTGCTGCCGCACGATAATGGGCGAAATGAGCTTATACCATATTCTTTCAAAATCAATCAAACGGATCTGAAGCTTCTGCAGCAAATGGCGATAGACACCGATTTATTTTCAGACATGTCCTCGGGCATGCGCCTCTGTATAAAGATGAGCAGCGCCAAACCTGCGATTAAACTCCTGTCCATGACAACTTTCCAATCGCTATATACCTTTCACCTAAACCGTTCTGTCTATGGCGCGATTTTATTGTGCTTCCGTTCTGAGGTTCAATTGACAGACGAGCAGCTTCATATCTGCCAGATGGTTACAATGCAAATGGAACAGTTAATCGAGAAAATTTATTTTCGCAAGCAGGTATTGAAGCAGCAATCCTACGAGAATTTGGTCAACACTTTGCGGATGAAGGATGGCTTTACGCTTAATCACTGTTATAATGTGGCCTTCTACGCTTCTTTGCTGGGCGCCAAAGTAGGGGTTGATGCTGAGCAGCTGGAGCAGCTCAAAATTTCGGCACTGCTGCATGACATTGGAAAAATCGCCATACCGGACTCGATACTGCTCAAGCCTGATCGACTGACGGAGGATGAATTTTCGGTTATTAAACAGCATCCTGCAATCGGATACGAGCTGCTCAAGGATTTGCCTGATGTTCAGAAAATATTGCCTGTCGTACGCTGGCATCATGAGCGTATTGACGGCAGTGGCTATCCGGACGGTCTCAGCGGGGATGAAATTCCTTTGCTCGTGCGAATTGTCAGTCTGGCAGACGCCTTCGACGCTATGACCTCTACGAGAGTATACCGGCATTCCCTTCCTGTCTTCGAGGTTCGGAGGCAGCTGGAAATCAACGGAGGTAAGCAGTTTGACGGGCGGCTTGTAAAAGCATTTTTGCAAATGCTTGATGATCATATGATTATGGACAGATTGGTTTGGGATGAGTGA
- a CDS encoding MFS transporter — MFSNRFFRTIILSRILLQLGIWIRNFAILLYVTEVTNNDPSAVSLISVAEFAPIFVFAIIGGTFADRWKPKRTMISCDFLSAFSVLGVWVALLSGSWQGLLLTTLVSAVLSQFSQPSGMKLFKQHVPEDQLQAMMGMYQTVTAVFMVIGPLLGTFVYQHYGIEVAIVASAILFCGSAAILMLLPRDAEPERTRQAASFRRELTAGLHYVWGQHALRSLGLTFAAIGLASGLTQPLSLFITIDNLGQDKSFLQYLLVVSGAAMLVGGGVVMSIGKKASPRRLLLFGLSANALATLGTGWSESIPLTFALLILGGFCVPLIQVGINTIILQNTDAAFIGRVGGTITPMFTGMMVIGMSLSGVLMAAWTLPIVFSLSAVIFAIAVFTVKLGSGARTSSAKASPQV, encoded by the coding sequence ATGTTTAGTAATCGTTTTTTTCGCACGATCATCCTGTCCAGAATTTTGCTCCAATTGGGTATTTGGATTAGGAACTTTGCGATCTTGCTGTATGTGACGGAGGTCACGAACAATGATCCCTCAGCAGTATCGCTTATTTCAGTGGCAGAGTTTGCGCCGATTTTTGTATTTGCCATCATTGGCGGCACGTTTGCTGACCGCTGGAAGCCTAAACGGACGATGATAAGCTGCGATTTCTTGTCCGCTTTTTCCGTCCTTGGCGTATGGGTCGCATTGCTTAGCGGCTCTTGGCAAGGACTGCTGCTGACGACGCTGGTTTCGGCCGTGCTTTCGCAGTTTTCCCAGCCCTCTGGCATGAAGCTGTTCAAGCAGCATGTGCCAGAGGATCAGCTGCAAGCGATGATGGGGATGTATCAGACAGTAACGGCTGTCTTTATGGTCATTGGGCCGCTGCTCGGGACATTTGTGTATCAGCATTATGGCATCGAGGTGGCAATTGTTGCTTCAGCTATACTATTTTGCGGATCAGCAGCTATCTTGATGCTGCTGCCGCGAGATGCCGAGCCTGAGCGCACACGGCAGGCAGCAAGCTTCAGACGGGAGCTTACGGCGGGACTTCATTATGTTTGGGGCCAGCATGCGCTGCGTTCCTTGGGTCTTACGTTCGCGGCAATTGGCCTCGCTTCTGGGCTTACCCAGCCGCTATCATTGTTTATTACCATTGATAATTTAGGACAGGATAAGTCGTTTTTACAGTATTTATTAGTGGTTAGCGGGGCAGCTATGCTAGTTGGCGGTGGGGTGGTAATGTCAATCGGAAAAAAGGCAAGTCCGCGCAGGCTGCTCCTATTCGGCTTGTCGGCAAATGCACTGGCTACGCTGGGCACCGGCTGGTCGGAGAGCATCCCGCTAACTTTTGCGCTGCTCATTCTAGGCGGCTTCTGTGTTCCGCTTATTCAGGTGGGCATTAACACCATTATTCTTCAAAACACCGATGCTGCCTTCATCGGTAGGGTCGGAGGAACGATTACGCCCATGTTTACTGGCATGATGGTCATCGGAATGTCGCTATCCGGCGTATTAATGGCTGCATGGACGCTGCCCATTGTTTTCAGCTTAAGCGCAGTCATATTCGCCATTGCGGTTTTTACAGTTAAACTCGGGAGCGGGGCGAGGACAAGCAGCGCTAAAGCATCGCCGCAGGTGTGA
- a CDS encoding DoxX-like family protein, which yields MSNKRRDRSIYVETTIRTDLDTLWNYTQIPSKHVQWDMRFTAIEYLPRRSEEEIQRFHYQTRIGFGLAIAGTGATRAGWLEKEERQSRLSTLSFSSEQKLSLISKGRGYWQYTERGEDVIFLTRYDYKTRFGAAGKAFDRLLFRPLFGWATAWSFDVLKIWLEQHIPPAATIQRALIHYVSLALLAVLWLYQGIVPKLLYPETGELAQLQASGLFSGWEEQALVFLGLGEVALAIIWVVFHRFSMIYCLQLTMLLLLPTIALANSPELLQASYNPATITLPMIGLCFAAWRTFNGLPDASRGLRKPKVKA from the coding sequence ATGTCAAATAAGCGAAGAGATAGGTCGATTTATGTCGAAACGACGATCCGTACGGATTTGGATACGCTCTGGAATTACACACAAATTCCAAGCAAGCATGTACAGTGGGATATGCGCTTTACAGCCATTGAATATTTGCCCCGCCGCTCGGAAGAGGAAATTCAGAGGTTTCATTACCAAACACGCATCGGTTTCGGACTTGCAATAGCGGGCACAGGGGCGACTCGTGCAGGATGGCTGGAAAAGGAAGAAAGGCAATCCCGCCTGTCCACCCTCTCCTTCAGCTCGGAGCAAAAGCTGTCGCTGATCAGCAAGGGGAGAGGCTACTGGCAGTATACCGAGCGCGGAGAGGACGTTATTTTTCTCACCCGCTATGATTATAAAACACGCTTTGGCGCTGCCGGAAAAGCCTTCGATCGCCTTCTATTTCGCCCGCTATTCGGGTGGGCAACCGCTTGGAGCTTTGATGTGCTCAAAATATGGCTGGAGCAGCATATTCCGCCTGCGGCAACGATTCAGCGTGCACTCATTCATTATGTGAGCCTGGCGCTGCTTGCTGTACTATGGCTTTATCAGGGCATCGTGCCCAAGCTGCTCTACCCGGAGACAGGAGAGCTTGCGCAGCTGCAAGCCTCGGGGCTATTTTCAGGCTGGGAGGAGCAGGCTCTCGTATTTCTCGGGCTCGGTGAAGTAGCGCTGGCGATTATTTGGGTTGTGTTTCATCGTTTTTCAATGATTTATTGCTTGCAGCTGACAATGCTTCTGCTGTTGCCAACGATAGCTCTGGCAAACAGCCCGGAGCTGTTGCAAGCTTCCTATAATCCAGCCACGATAACGCTCCCGATGATTGGCCTGTGCTTTGCGGCATGGCGGACCTTCAATGGGCTGCCTGATGCGTCACGCGGCTTACGTAAACCTAAGGTGAAAGCTTAA
- a CDS encoding diguanylate cyclase encodes MRKRVFIVDDEPHNIHILRVFLTSLNYDIYVAENGRQAVEMIDAVAPDLILLDVMMPDLSGFEVYKRWLDKDDFDVPIIFLSANVQKKAMLEGLQLGAFDYLTKPYDLDLLEMKVSIALQQKMKLTSLKKDNEQLAELAYVDALTGLYNRTYLEVVAQQIKDGEKHYESVLMIDMDNFKTINDTFGHMIGDQTLRDIGNILFQVLTPYVHVTFRYGGDEFLVILQDRGAALMAAEAIIAAVDQMQVGHPSQKQIQVSVSIGVSHSLDSSTLHQMISQADSALLGSKRGGRHQITVN; translated from the coding sequence ATGCGCAAGAGAGTTTTTATTGTCGACGATGAGCCTCACAACATCCATATACTCCGTGTTTTCTTGACATCGCTGAATTATGATATTTATGTAGCCGAGAACGGCAGGCAGGCGGTGGAAATGATTGACGCTGTTGCGCCGGACTTGATTTTACTGGATGTTATGATGCCGGATTTGTCGGGATTTGAGGTTTATAAACGCTGGCTGGACAAAGATGATTTTGATGTGCCGATCATTTTTCTGTCTGCCAATGTGCAGAAGAAGGCGATGCTGGAAGGCCTTCAACTTGGCGCATTTGATTATTTAACCAAGCCTTATGATCTTGATTTGCTCGAGATGAAGGTGTCGATTGCCTTGCAGCAAAAAATGAAGCTGACGAGCTTGAAAAAGGATAATGAGCAGCTTGCAGAGCTAGCTTATGTGGACGCGCTAACGGGACTTTACAACCGTACATATTTGGAAGTCGTAGCCCAGCAAATTAAAGACGGAGAAAAGCATTATGAGTCCGTCCTTATGATTGACATGGATAATTTTAAAACGATTAACGATACTTTCGGTCATATGATTGGCGACCAGACGCTTCGCGACATTGGAAACATCCTTTTCCAGGTGCTGACTCCTTATGTGCATGTGACTTTCCGTTATGGGGGAGACGAGTTTCTCGTTATTTTGCAGGATAGAGGGGCAGCGCTCATGGCGGCAGAAGCCATTATTGCCGCTGTGGATCAAATGCAGGTCGGCCATCCTTCCCAAAAGCAGATTCAAGTTTCCGTTAGCATTGGAGTGTCTCACAGCTTAGACTCCAGCACCCTTCATCAGATGATATCGCAAGCGGACTCTGCATTATTAGGCTCGAAACGAGGCGGCAGGCACCAAATAACAGTGAATTAA
- a CDS encoding glycoside hydrolase family 2 TIM barrel-domain containing protein, translating to MSKSKFTYQAPANGYPEWNNNPTIFELNRLDAHATRISYTSTKEALQGERTGSERYVSLNGDWKFSFAENAEARIADFYKLDYDCSSWASIPVPSHWQLQGYDYPQYTNVTYPWVGKEDIKPPFAPVKYNPVGSYATTFTVPEGWDGQPVFISFQGVESAFYVWVNGDLVGYSEDTFTPADFDLTPYLQEGENKLAVEVYRWCDASWLEDQDFWRMSGIFREVYLYTAPQVHIYDFFAKAALDANYEDGELTIEVKVRFEEEASEQQTAVEAMLYDASGEPVWQQPLSGEAIRQEKGETVASLTLNTKLAQPLKWSAEEPHLYTLVLSLKDAEGKLTEAVSCKVGFRTFEIKDGLMQINGQRILFKGVNRHEFSCDTGRALSYEDMVTDIKLMKSHNVNAVRTSHYPNHPLWYDLCDEYGLYVIDEVNLETHGSWTYGQKEVGDAVPGNFPEWTANVLDRSRSMLERDKNHPSIVIWSLGNESFGGDNFLKMADYFRKTDPSRIVHYEGVFHCRESEAASDIESHMYTSPAGVEAYAKNNPQKPFIICEYSHAMGNSCGGLHKYWELFDKYPILQGAFIWDWIDQAIRTQTPDGITYMAYGGDYGDSPNDGNFCGNGLIFADRTVSPKLHEVKACYQNIKIHSPNWEAGTVRVDNKNLFVSLDAYELHWKLNSNGIIMQKGVLTVDIAAGASAELAIPFQMPTEAGLNEEITLTVRAVLKEATPWAEQGHEVAFGQFIAPALPVSPVAVEIASPQYGAIAVEAVSNGALVLTGEGFDIRFNQASGELESYQIGGSELLSSPIVPNFWRAYTDNDRGNGHVERCAPWQAASKERQLIRFSWEALGDRVRVKSQYRLSAAAETCCELAYTIYGDGLIEAELLLQPGEGLPEIPEIGLLFTMNETFDSIAWYGNGPHESYWDRQTSARLGRFGGKVKDQLMPYIRPQECGNKTEVRFAAVTDANGSGISLQGEPRFELNVLPYTADELEGHDHPYKLPVSDKTVVRVNYRQMGVGGDDSWGARVHPEYTLPANRDYRFRVSLRGQ from the coding sequence TTGTCAAAGAGCAAATTTACGTATCAGGCTCCAGCTAACGGATATCCAGAGTGGAATAACAACCCTACTATTTTTGAGCTTAATCGGTTGGATGCACATGCAACCCGTATTTCCTATACAAGCACCAAGGAAGCGCTTCAAGGCGAGCGTACAGGCTCCGAGCGTTATGTTTCGCTCAATGGGGATTGGAAGTTTTCCTTTGCGGAAAATGCGGAAGCACGCATCGCTGATTTTTATAAATTGGATTATGACTGCAGCAGTTGGGCTTCGATTCCAGTGCCTAGCCACTGGCAGCTTCAGGGGTATGATTACCCGCAATATACGAATGTGACTTACCCATGGGTGGGCAAGGAGGATATTAAGCCGCCATTCGCGCCTGTTAAATATAATCCGGTCGGTTCCTATGCGACAACCTTTACCGTTCCTGAGGGCTGGGATGGACAGCCTGTGTTTATCAGCTTCCAGGGTGTGGAGTCTGCCTTCTACGTTTGGGTAAACGGTGATCTTGTAGGTTATAGCGAGGATACATTTACGCCGGCGGATTTTGATTTGACGCCTTATTTGCAAGAGGGTGAAAACAAGCTGGCGGTAGAAGTATACCGTTGGTGCGACGCAAGCTGGCTGGAGGATCAAGACTTTTGGCGGATGAGCGGTATTTTCCGTGAGGTTTACTTGTATACGGCGCCTCAGGTCCATATTTATGACTTCTTCGCTAAGGCGGCGCTGGATGCGAATTATGAAGATGGCGAGCTGACGATAGAGGTGAAGGTTCGTTTCGAGGAGGAAGCGTCCGAGCAGCAAACGGCTGTCGAAGCGATGCTGTATGATGCCTCCGGCGAGCCGGTTTGGCAGCAGCCGCTGAGTGGAGAAGCGATTCGTCAGGAGAAGGGCGAAACGGTTGCATCCTTAACACTGAATACAAAGCTTGCACAGCCGCTCAAATGGAGCGCTGAGGAGCCGCATTTATATACGCTTGTGCTGTCGCTTAAAGATGCAGAGGGCAAGCTGACAGAAGCCGTTAGCTGCAAAGTCGGTTTCCGCACGTTTGAAATTAAAGACGGCTTGATGCAGATCAACGGTCAGCGCATTCTTTTCAAAGGCGTCAATCGCCATGAGTTTTCCTGTGACACCGGGCGTGCGCTCAGCTACGAGGATATGGTGACCGATATTAAGCTGATGAAATCGCATAATGTCAACGCCGTACGTACTTCGCATTATCCGAACCATCCGCTATGGTATGATCTGTGCGATGAATATGGACTTTATGTTATTGACGAAGTCAATCTCGAAACGCATGGTTCATGGACATATGGGCAAAAAGAGGTCGGAGACGCCGTGCCTGGCAACTTCCCAGAATGGACGGCAAATGTGCTTGACCGCAGTCGCTCCATGCTCGAACGCGATAAAAACCATCCATCGATCGTTATTTGGTCGCTTGGCAATGAATCGTTTGGCGGGGATAATTTCCTGAAAATGGCCGATTATTTCCGTAAGACGGATCCGTCCCGCATTGTGCATTACGAGGGCGTGTTCCATTGTCGCGAAAGCGAAGCGGCTTCGGATATTGAGAGCCACATGTATACAAGTCCAGCAGGCGTAGAAGCCTATGCCAAAAATAATCCGCAAAAGCCGTTTATTATTTGCGAATACAGCCATGCAATGGGCAATTCCTGTGGCGGCCTGCATAAATACTGGGAGCTGTTTGACAAATATCCGATCCTTCAGGGCGCTTTCATCTGGGATTGGATCGATCAGGCTATTCGCACGCAAACACCGGATGGCATTACGTACATGGCCTACGGCGGCGATTATGGCGATAGCCCGAACGATGGCAACTTCTGCGGCAATGGTTTGATTTTTGCTGATCGGACCGTATCCCCTAAGCTGCATGAAGTGAAGGCCTGCTACCAAAACATCAAAATTCATAGCCCGAACTGGGAAGCTGGTACGGTACGCGTCGACAATAAAAATCTGTTCGTATCGCTGGATGCGTACGAGCTGCACTGGAAGCTGAACAGCAACGGCATTATTATGCAAAAAGGCGTGCTGACCGTAGACATCGCAGCGGGCGCCTCTGCCGAACTGGCCATTCCGTTCCAAATGCCGACAGAAGCAGGTCTGAATGAAGAAATTACGCTTACGGTAAGAGCTGTGCTTAAGGAAGCTACGCCATGGGCGGAGCAAGGACATGAGGTGGCCTTCGGTCAATTTATCGCGCCCGCACTGCCTGTCTCCCCTGTTGCTGTAGAGATTGCATCGCCGCAGTATGGTGCAATAGCGGTTGAAGCGGTATCTAATGGAGCCCTTGTGTTAACGGGAGAAGGCTTTGACATTCGCTTCAATCAGGCGAGCGGCGAGCTGGAGTCCTACCAAATTGGCGGTTCTGAGCTGCTGTCTTCGCCGATTGTCCCGAATTTCTGGCGTGCATACACGGATAATGACCGCGGAAATGGACATGTCGAGCGCTGTGCGCCTTGGCAGGCTGCTTCGAAGGAGCGCCAATTAATCCGCTTCAGCTGGGAAGCGCTTGGAGATCGCGTGAGAGTAAAATCGCAATACCGCTTAAGCGCTGCTGCTGAGACATGCTGCGAGCTAGCTTATACGATTTACGGTGATGGGCTGATTGAAGCTGAGCTGCTGCTGCAGCCTGGTGAAGGCTTGCCGGAAATACCAGAAATCGGCCTGCTTTTCACAATGAATGAAACGTTTGATTCTATCGCTTGGTATGGCAATGGCCCACATGAATCATATTGGGACCGTCAAACAAGTGCGCGTCTTGGACGTTTCGGCGGCAAGGTGAAGGATCAGCTTATGCCTTACATTCGTCCGCAGGAATGCGGCAACAAAACCGAAGTGCGCTTCGCAGCAGTAACCGATGCAAACGGAAGCGGCATTTCGCTTCAGGGCGAGCCGCGCTTCGAATTAAATGTGCTGCCTTATACAGCTGATGAGCTGGAAGGGCATGATCATCCTTACAAGCTGCCTGTGAGCGATAAAACAGTCGTTCGCGTCAATTATCGTCAAATGGGCGTTGGCGGAGACGACAGCTGGGGAGCGCGGGTTCATCCGGAATATACGCTTCCAGCGAATCGCGACTATCGTTTCCGCGTCTCGCTGCGCGGACAATAA
- a CDS encoding DCC1-like thiol-disulfide oxidoreductase family protein: protein MQAPRKKRPGRALLLVDGQCQLCSKISQFVIARDQAAYFRFAALQSPAGQYVLEAYLLPSGDLDTFIMIEEGRCYTKSEAALRVLRQLKGLWPLFYVLMVVPALLRNVVYDWIAAKRYGWFGQVKLCLLPNANQQSLLIEEREEAASYVK, encoded by the coding sequence ATGCAAGCACCTAGAAAAAAACGACCGGGACGAGCGCTGCTGCTCGTTGATGGACAATGCCAGCTGTGCAGTAAAATCTCGCAATTCGTTATTGCGCGTGATCAGGCAGCCTACTTTCGCTTTGCTGCCCTGCAATCGCCTGCAGGGCAATATGTGCTGGAAGCTTATTTGCTGCCTTCGGGCGACTTGGACACCTTTATTATGATCGAGGAGGGCCGCTGCTACACAAAATCGGAAGCAGCACTGCGCGTCCTTAGGCAATTAAAGGGGCTTTGGCCGCTATTCTATGTTCTAATGGTTGTTCCTGCTTTACTGAGAAACGTTGTTTACGATTGGATTGCCGCTAAGCGTTATGGCTGGTTTGGACAGGTGAAGCTTTGCTTGCTTCCAAACGCTAATCAGCAAAGCCTTTTAATAGAAGAAAGAGAGGAGGCGGCTTCCTATGTCAAATAA
- a CDS encoding DUF3817 domain-containing protein — MSTHTMKTAIGRLRLFGITEGISFLVLLFIAMPLKYGAGIDEAVAITGMLHGWLFVIYLIGIANAFFVKQLSFFHSFLAVLAAFVPFGPFLLDRKLR, encoded by the coding sequence ATGTCAACCCATACGATGAAAACAGCGATCGGCCGACTGCGCCTGTTCGGCATAACGGAAGGGATTTCGTTTTTAGTGCTGCTCTTTATTGCCATGCCGCTAAAGTACGGCGCTGGCATTGACGAGGCGGTTGCGATTACAGGGATGCTGCATGGCTGGCTGTTTGTCATCTATCTAATTGGCATAGCCAACGCGTTTTTCGTCAAGCAATTATCCTTCTTTCATTCTTTTTTGGCAGTCCTTGCTGCTTTTGTACCCTTTGGCCCATTTTTACTGGATCGCAAGCTTCGTTAA